A single window of Nicotiana tomentosiformis chromosome 1, ASM39032v3, whole genome shotgun sequence DNA harbors:
- the LOC138896840 gene encoding uncharacterized protein, whose translation MCARLSVESEDLTQIEGFLPLITTTDLDGECAEIVEFSPCSLNQPFVSLLSVGFRNVATHKSLKSRVVFSGCQASGGTQIYVVPHDHLERAMPTRYVNASSDDSRPPKWILELATFEDTYLAECFMDPIIFEDQYLDNFFIEKEGVILTSARHSVKALEGVNGSYAGGFNDKRILSQFSCVHGANFFIATAPALSVWDPGISFEFLALTDSTKYVAVFLLLECTSRLCFIPYSNSKTRVWDPGQPWFAHSYNLQSDLALSVTTLPKFTHFYIADWTSVRPQAHMDIALPGSYSYDDTNKSFLPCSLKIALFLHAANSSGELLLAKGDTTLLRNIICQSTKVAILGDMLELGPTEFTFNELLLQFCCDAHFSVLSLGGTRFLTVAKNIYCVGEIKLVCINDAHYMTSEIINYVIRGDVILDNDSSQRQLGLILDLFNLISPTTLCCVMVSKNASTESSSLSLDCWKIRFIYAPILGSSYMSNVCQAAVQPNNFLISNMLLMMMEGAMILCGQRVLLKDPKIILLIESTIALATGLHRIVEETQVKYDPLHGKMLACCLMVSADIFPKVVNAVLTTISCHLDTVMIDHIFSYHRNYLRIDTIGGTSVTVLLTLFLTRTLRTRFLLRKGVLL comes from the coding sequence ATGTGTGCGCGTTTATCTGTTGAATCTGAAGATTTAACACAAATTGAGGGATTTCTTCCACTTATCACCACAACAGATTTAGACGGTGAATGTGCCGAGATTGTAGAGTTTTCTCCTTGCTCATTAAATCAACCATTTGTGTCCTTACTGTCTGTTGGATTTCGGAATGTCGCAACACATAAGAGCTTGAAAAGTAGAGTGGTATTCTCTGGATGCCAAGCTTCGGGAGGTACACAAATTTATGTAGTGCCGCATGATCATCTGGAACGAGCTATGCCAACGAGGTATGTAAATGCCTCCTCTGATGATAGCAGACCTCCTAAATGGATACTTGAATTGGCGACCTTTGAAGACACGTATCTTGCTGAATGTTTTATGGACCCTATAATTTTTGAAGATCAATATCTTGATAATTTTTTTATCGAGAAAGAGGGTGTCATTTTGACTAGTGCAAGGCATTCTGTTAAAGCACTTGAAGGTGTGAACGGAAGTTATGCTGGGGGATTCAATGATAAACGTATTTTGAGTCAATTTTCATGTGTTCATGGTGCTAATTTCTTTATAGCAACTGCGCCGGCTCTTAGTGTATGGGATCCTGGAATAAGTTTTGAGTTTTTGGCTCTAACAGATTCTACAAAGTATGTGGCAGTCTTCCTATTACTGGAATGTACTAGCAGGTTGTGCTTCATTCCATATTCTAACTCTAAGACTAGAGTGTGGGATCCGGGACAACCATGGTTTGCGCATTCCTACAATTTGCAATCTGATTTGGCACTGTCAGTTACTACTTTACCTAAGTTTACTCATTTTTATATTGCTGATTGGACTTCTGTGAGGCCTCAAGCACATATGGACATTGCTTTACCTGGCAGCTATTCTTATGATGACACAAATAAAAGTTTTCTTCCTTGTTCCCTTAAGATAGCCTTATTCCTTCATGCAGCTAATTCCTCTGGAGAATTGCTTTTGGCCAAGGGTGACACTACGTTGTTAAGAAACATCATCtgccaaagtacaaaagttgCTATACTTGGGGACATGCTTGAACTTGGTCCAACAGAATTCACGTTCAATGAGTTGCTATTACAGTTTTGCTGTGACGCCCATTTTAGTGTACTTTCACTTGGTGGAACGAGGTTTCTCACAGTAGCCAAGAATATATATTGTGTAGGGGAGATCAAGCTGGTATGCATTAATGATGCTCATTACATGACTTCTGAAATTATTAATTATGTAATTAGAGGTGATGTTATCCTTGACAATGACAGTAGTCAAAGGCAATTGGGATTGATTTTGGACCTTTTCAACCTTATTTCCCCTACTACACTATGTTGTGTAATGGTTAGCAAGAATGCGTCAACTGAATCATCTTCATTGAGTCTGGATTGCTGGAAAATAAGGTTCATATATGCACCTATTCTTGGGAGTAGTTATATGTCAAATGTCTGCCAGGCTGCTGTACAACCCAATAATTTCTTGATTTCAAATATGTTATTGATGATGATGGAAGGCGCTATGATCCTTTGTGGACAACGAGTTCTATTAAAGGACCCCAAGATCATTCTGCTTATTGAGTCCACCATTGCTCTTGCTACTGGTTTGCATAGAATTGTCGAGGAAACTCAAGTCAAGTATGACCCTCTCCATGGCAAGATGCTAGCTTGTTGCCTTATGGTTAGTGCTGACATTTTCCCAAAGGTTGTCAATGCTGTGTTGACCACCATCTCATGTCACCTTGACACAGTGATGATAGATCACATCTTTTCTTATCACAGAAACTACCTTCGTATAGACACAATTGGCGGAACAAGTGTTACTGTGTTACTAACATTGTTCTTAACCcgaaccttgaggacaaggttcttATTGAGGAAGGGAGTATTGTTATGA